One window of Vespula pensylvanica isolate Volc-1 chromosome 15, ASM1446617v1, whole genome shotgun sequence genomic DNA carries:
- the LOC122634717 gene encoding 60S ribosomal protein L23a: MAPKPKPTEKTASKTTEKKTEKKAEKKPASAASASKVTKPASKPSTTTAKKPASAKPASSTKPAAKPAAKPAPKVAAKPLISKPKKNVQATKKTPKGGKPATPLQKALKAQKKILKGVHGSRVRKIRTSVHFHRPKTFRPPRNPKYARKSVPNRSRMDAFNIIKFPLTTEAAMKKIEDNNTLVFIVHTRANKYHIKASIKKLYDVDVAKVNTLIRPDGKKKAYVRLTRDYDALDVANKIGII, translated from the exons atggCTCCCAAACCGAAACCCACGGAGAAAACAG cgAGTAAGACTActgagaaaaaaacagaaaagaaagctGAGAAGAAGCCAGCATCTGCTGCTTCTGCTTCAAAAGTGACAAAGCCAGCATCTAAGCCATCTACTACTACTGCAAAAAAACCAGCAAGTGCTAAACCTGCAAGTTCTACAAAACCTGCTGCGAAACCTGCAGCTAAGCCTGCACCGAAAGTAGCAGCAAAGCCTTTAATTTCTAAACCTAAGAAAAATGTGCAAGCAACGAAGAAAACACCTAAAGGAGGCAAGCCAGCAACACCTCTTCAAAAAGCTCTTAAAGCCCAGAAAAAG ATCTTAAAAGGTGTACATGGATCTAGAGTAAGAAAGATTAGGACTTCTGTACATTTTCATCGGCCAAAGACATTCAGACCTCCAAGAAATCCTAAATATGCACGAAAATCAGTGCCTAATAGAAGTCG gatgGATGCTTTCAATATCATCAAATTTCCTTTAACTACAGAAGCAGCCATGAAAAAGATTGAggataataatacattagtTTTTATTGTCCACACACGTGCTAATAAATATCACATTAAAGCTTCTATTAAAAAGCTTTACGACGTTGATGTGGCCAAAGTGAATACACTTATAAGGCcagatggaaaaaagaaggcgTATGTGCGTCTAACACGTGATTATGACGCTCTTGATGTTGCGAACAAGATTGGCATTATATAA
- the LOC122634716 gene encoding cleft lip and palate transmembrane protein 1-like protein isoform X1 produces the protein MYVHIKMQCPSISFIFSKVFLTYIIYSIYTLSLLFVVPSCEKGKPCLKSYLYKNPQLQLYIYSSIMKHPSIEREVNSLYMQQNFDYTQTQNISLSIDLPRKTQKNGTLFLHVILVPSSQKQFKSFKELQKDIFMTNTIIELTQYSVPEAKVFNLLGEQDETVRKKEKYVHPITHIKSKVTFTIMTEDIGFPKDNVPVELINDLRILNGNIFLPIINYDFLQTRHHDLLQISPQNKTVNVSIIYTPITLGKLRLMLHVEDSMQSLKNLGFSDKDIDEIKGIFADTNIYLLGGTFFIAAIHILIDFLAFKNDVNFWRRKNNLAGLSKWSVVWRAFSQIVIFLYLLEENSSLLILIPTGIGTIIELWKLKKILRIEVISYGGIFPRIRFNEENINVVEKKTREFDSESMRYLSYLLYPLVIGAALYSLIYQHHKSWYSWTINSLVNGVYAFGFLFMLPQLFINYKLKSVAHLPWRAFMYKAFNTFIDDIFAFIITMPTAHRIACFRDDAVFLIYLYQRWLYAVDKSRIDTDSITEEPIHFKNTMKKIQ, from the exons atgtatgtacatataaaaatgcaGTGTCCGTCgataagttttatattttctaaagtgTTTTTGACATACatcatttattcgatatatacattatcTTTATTGTTTGTTGTTCCTTCATGTGAAAAAGGGAAGCCATGTCTGAAGTCCTATCTATACAAAAACCCACAATTgcagttatatatttatagttccATAATGAAGCATCCATcaatagagagagaagttaattctttatatatgcaGCAAAACTTTGATTATACTCAAACACAAAACAT TTCTCTTTCCATAGATCTTCCCcgtaaaacacaaaaaaatgGGACATTATTTCTACATGTGATATTGGTGCCTAGTTCCCAGAAACAATTCAAATCTTTTAAAGAATTGCAAAAG gatatATTTATGACAAATACTATTATAGAATTAACACAATATTCAGTACCTGAagcaaaagtttttaatttattggGAGAGCAAGATGAAACtgtcagaaaaaaagaaaaatatgttcatCCAATAACGCACATTAAAAGCAAAGTAACATTTACAATAATGACAGAAGATATTGGATTTCCTAAAGATAATGTACCTGTGGAACTTATAAATGATTTAAg GATATTAAatggtaatatatttttaccaattattaattatgattttttacaAACTCGACATCATGATCTCTTACAAATATCACCACAGAATAAAACTGTTAatgtttctattatatatactccAATAACTCTTGGAAAATTAAGATTAATGTTACATGTTGAAGATTCTATGCAGAGTTTGAAAAACCTTGGATTTTCAGACAAAGAtatagatgaaataaaaggaatttttGCAGACACTAACATATACTTATTAGGAGGTACTTTCTTCATTGCAGCCATTCAT atactGATTGACTTCCTTGCTTTCAAAAATGATGTAAATTTTtggagaaggaagaataatCTTGCTGGACTGAGCAAATGGTCAGTTGTATGGAGAGCTTTTAGTCAGatagtaatttttttgtatttattggAAGAAAATTCATCTTTACTTATACTTATCCCAACTGGAATAGGCACTATTATAGAG ttatggaaattgaaaaaaatattaagaatagaAGTAATTAGTTATGGTGGAATTTTTCCAAGAATCCGgtttaatgaagaaaatatcaatgttgttgagaagaaaacaagagaattTGATAGTGAAAGTATGCGGTATCTAAgctatttattatatccacTTGTTATTGGTGCTGCactttattcattaatttatcaacATCACAAAAG TTGGTACTCCTGGACCATAAATTCTCTAGTGAATGGTGTCTATGCAtttggatttttatttatgcttCCACaacttttcattaattataaattaaaatctgtAGCTCATTTGCCATGGAGAGCTTTCATGTATAAAGCATTTAATACTTTCATTGATGATatatttgcttttattattacaatgcCAACAGCTCATAGAATAGCATGCTTCAGAGATGATgctgtttttcttatttatctctatcaGAGATG gtTGTATGCTGTTGATAAATCGCGTATAGATACTGATTCTATAACAGAGGAACCTATACATTtcaaaaatacaatgaaaaaaatacagtaa
- the LOC122634716 gene encoding cleft lip and palate transmembrane protein 1-like protein isoform X2, whose protein sequence is MFIICSLSIDLPRKTQKNGTLFLHVILVPSSQKQFKSFKELQKDIFMTNTIIELTQYSVPEAKVFNLLGEQDETVRKKEKYVHPITHIKSKVTFTIMTEDIGFPKDNVPVELINDLRILNGNIFLPIINYDFLQTRHHDLLQISPQNKTVNVSIIYTPITLGKLRLMLHVEDSMQSLKNLGFSDKDIDEIKGIFADTNIYLLGGTFFIAAIHILIDFLAFKNDVNFWRRKNNLAGLSKWSVVWRAFSQIVIFLYLLEENSSLLILIPTGIGTIIELWKLKKILRIEVISYGGIFPRIRFNEENINVVEKKTREFDSESMRYLSYLLYPLVIGAALYSLIYQHHKSWYSWTINSLVNGVYAFGFLFMLPQLFINYKLKSVAHLPWRAFMYKAFNTFIDDIFAFIITMPTAHRIACFRDDAVFLIYLYQRWLYAVDKSRIDTDSITEEPIHFKNTMKKIQ, encoded by the exons ATGTTTATTATATg TTCTCTTTCCATAGATCTTCCCcgtaaaacacaaaaaaatgGGACATTATTTCTACATGTGATATTGGTGCCTAGTTCCCAGAAACAATTCAAATCTTTTAAAGAATTGCAAAAG gatatATTTATGACAAATACTATTATAGAATTAACACAATATTCAGTACCTGAagcaaaagtttttaatttattggGAGAGCAAGATGAAACtgtcagaaaaaaagaaaaatatgttcatCCAATAACGCACATTAAAAGCAAAGTAACATTTACAATAATGACAGAAGATATTGGATTTCCTAAAGATAATGTACCTGTGGAACTTATAAATGATTTAAg GATATTAAatggtaatatatttttaccaattattaattatgattttttacaAACTCGACATCATGATCTCTTACAAATATCACCACAGAATAAAACTGTTAatgtttctattatatatactccAATAACTCTTGGAAAATTAAGATTAATGTTACATGTTGAAGATTCTATGCAGAGTTTGAAAAACCTTGGATTTTCAGACAAAGAtatagatgaaataaaaggaatttttGCAGACACTAACATATACTTATTAGGAGGTACTTTCTTCATTGCAGCCATTCAT atactGATTGACTTCCTTGCTTTCAAAAATGATGTAAATTTTtggagaaggaagaataatCTTGCTGGACTGAGCAAATGGTCAGTTGTATGGAGAGCTTTTAGTCAGatagtaatttttttgtatttattggAAGAAAATTCATCTTTACTTATACTTATCCCAACTGGAATAGGCACTATTATAGAG ttatggaaattgaaaaaaatattaagaatagaAGTAATTAGTTATGGTGGAATTTTTCCAAGAATCCGgtttaatgaagaaaatatcaatgttgttgagaagaaaacaagagaattTGATAGTGAAAGTATGCGGTATCTAAgctatttattatatccacTTGTTATTGGTGCTGCactttattcattaatttatcaacATCACAAAAG TTGGTACTCCTGGACCATAAATTCTCTAGTGAATGGTGTCTATGCAtttggatttttatttatgcttCCACaacttttcattaattataaattaaaatctgtAGCTCATTTGCCATGGAGAGCTTTCATGTATAAAGCATTTAATACTTTCATTGATGATatatttgcttttattattacaatgcCAACAGCTCATAGAATAGCATGCTTCAGAGATGATgctgtttttcttatttatctctatcaGAGATG gtTGTATGCTGTTGATAAATCGCGTATAGATACTGATTCTATAACAGAGGAACCTATACATTtcaaaaatacaatgaaaaaaatacagtaa